The proteins below are encoded in one region of Thermosulfurimonas marina:
- a CDS encoding pilus assembly protein PilP, which translates to MRTLVGLLILLCLVSACKKEAPPAKRGARKAPPPAPKLVDRELQEWEKVLGQGVYHTQLRGAFDPFKPFFRETTPEVSRKPLSPLEKWSLAELKLTGIVKKGRHRWALIEDPTGKGYMVKVGTRIGNRGGYVAEIGDSYILVKEKTVDFLGKERIITSKIPLRPTEGEHEIP; encoded by the coding sequence ATGAGAACCTTAGTGGGATTACTGATATTGTTGTGTCTGGTTAGTGCCTGTAAGAAGGAGGCTCCTCCGGCCAAGAGGGGAGCCCGAAAGGCTCCACCTCCTGCGCCAAAACTGGTAGATCGGGAGCTCCAGGAATGGGAAAAGGTGCTTGGCCAAGGAGTCTACCATACTCAACTCCGCGGGGCCTTTGATCCCTTTAAGCCCTTCTTCCGGGAGACCACTCCTGAGGTTTCTCGCAAGCCCTTATCTCCTTTGGAGAAATGGAGTCTGGCGGAGCTCAAACTTACCGGTATCGTCAAGAAGGGGAGGCACCGCTGGGCCCTGATCGAGGACCCCACGGGAAAGGGATACATGGTGAAGGTGGGGACCCGGATAGGAAACCGTGGGGGCTATGTGGCCGAAATTGGAGATTCTTACATCCTTGTTAAAGAAAAAACGGTAGATTTTTTGGGAAAAGAAAGGATAATTACCTCAAAAATACCTTTAAGGCCCACGGAGGGAGAACATGAGATTCCTTAG
- a CDS encoding type 4a pilus biogenesis protein PilO, with the protein MQKFKKIFQKIEYRIREKIEPLPKNQKIVLAILSLVVPILLYFYFFVRPTYYKINSLKTEIVKLEKEVEKYRKMAQERPLLEKKLAARELFLKRLVATLPTEKEIPGLLQSVSAEAQNSKLNVISFSPHPQETPQNYYNKIDFTVEVEGEFPALVSFLDKVLHLSRIIHIEALDINLRQKKGEKEGTFQPVLYARCDFATYRYTGKSLNTESEKRRRRRR; encoded by the coding sequence ATGCAAAAATTCAAGAAAATCTTTCAAAAAATTGAATACCGTATAAGAGAAAAAATAGAACCTCTACCTAAAAATCAGAAAATTGTTTTAGCTATCCTTAGTTTAGTAGTGCCTATCCTTCTTTATTTCTATTTCTTTGTCCGTCCAACCTATTATAAAATTAATTCTTTAAAAACGGAGATTGTAAAATTAGAAAAAGAGGTAGAAAAATATCGCAAGATGGCTCAAGAGCGGCCTCTCTTAGAGAAAAAATTGGCCGCTCGGGAACTTTTTCTCAAGCGTCTAGTAGCCACTCTTCCTACAGAAAAGGAGATCCCCGGGCTCCTGCAGAGTGTTTCTGCCGAGGCTCAGAATTCCAAACTGAACGTCATCTCCTTTTCTCCTCATCCCCAAGAGACTCCCCAGAACTATTACAATAAGATCGATTTTACCGTGGAAGTGGAAGGAGAATTTCCGGCTTTGGTCTCTTTTTTGGACAAAGTCTTGCATTTGTCGAGGATAATTCATATTGAGGCCCTAGATATCAATTTGAGGCAAAAAAAGGGAGAAAAAGAAGGAACGTTTCAGCCGGTACTTTATGCCCGCTGCGATTTTGCTACCTATCGGTATACGGGTAAATCCTTAAACACCGAATCCGAAAAAAGACGACGCCGAAGAAGATGA
- a CDS encoding PilN domain-containing protein: MIIKINFLPKEKKKPFLVLDWGKIYIFSLVVVLLSIVFSFLWLHRQVQNLEARQIRLQQEKKKYALIIAKINELKKKESELSQIITTVLKLNKKRGENLKVFDEVMLSLPQEKMYLTKFSLKDRKVFLQGFSLDYDSVARFLTNLKRRKIFSQVNLNYAKKKKVQDYELVEFSINLGY, from the coding sequence ATGATTATTAAAATAAATTTTTTACCTAAAGAAAAGAAAAAGCCTTTCCTTGTTTTAGATTGGGGTAAAATTTATATTTTTTCTTTGGTTGTTGTTTTGTTAAGCATAGTTTTTTCTTTTTTGTGGTTGCATCGCCAGGTGCAAAATTTAGAAGCTCGTCAAATTCGTCTTCAACAAGAAAAAAAGAAATACGCCTTGATTATTGCTAAAATAAATGAACTTAAAAAGAAAGAATCTGAATTAAGCCAGATAATAACTACGGTTTTAAAGCTCAACAAGAAAAGAGGAGAGAATTTAAAAGTTTTTGATGAGGTGATGCTTTCTTTACCTCAAGAAAAGATGTATTTAACTAAGTTTTCCCTGAAAGATCGTAAAGTTTTCTTGCAAGGCTTTTCTTTAGATTATGATAGTGTGGCCCGATTTTTGACAAATTTAAAAAGGCGAAAAATCTTTTCTCAGGTTAATCTGAATTATGCTAAGAAAAAGAAAGTTCAGGATTACGAACTGGTAGAATTCAGTATAAATTTGGGTTACTAA
- the pilM gene encoding pilus assembly protein PilM — MDFLQRIFKRPGFLGLDIGSYSLKLAEAYQKGSQIVISNFGQIRLPSGAVTAGIVKDEEAFLEAFNTLYMHLKPRSSFLNLGLYAYTVFYDRIPVGFTEGEDFNQAVLSEIESFIPFNIDDIYYDYVPLLQKEENNIEIIFATVQKEYVDKLMELFAKLKVELNAIDVDIFALSNLWEYLYGPGKRLILDIGYGRSLAVFLDENGPLFSREIDLGTSKIIRNIVQELEVSWEEGEKLHLQIPEGEAGYTIREIYSEFFRNLLEEIENSLNIFKAKYYFSPEEVYVIGGGSLIPGLEEFLAENLKFNFRSFSLQDKLSFSKDFDPEYIDYINKAGVLAVAQAIREFLV, encoded by the coding sequence ATGGATTTCTTGCAGCGGATATTTAAAAGGCCCGGCTTTTTAGGATTGGATATAGGTAGTTATTCTCTCAAGTTGGCGGAGGCTTATCAGAAAGGCTCACAGATTGTCATTAGCAATTTCGGTCAAATAAGATTACCCTCCGGAGCGGTCACTGCCGGAATTGTCAAGGACGAGGAGGCCTTCCTAGAGGCTTTCAACACCTTATACATGCATCTTAAGCCTCGATCTTCTTTTCTTAATCTAGGTTTGTATGCCTATACCGTCTTTTACGATCGCATACCGGTTGGGTTTACGGAAGGAGAAGACTTTAATCAGGCCGTCCTTTCCGAGATCGAAAGTTTCATTCCTTTTAATATAGATGACATCTACTATGACTATGTCCCTCTTTTACAAAAAGAAGAGAATAACATTGAAATAATTTTTGCTACAGTTCAAAAAGAGTATGTTGATAAACTTATGGAACTGTTTGCCAAACTAAAAGTAGAATTGAATGCTATAGATGTAGATATCTTTGCTCTTTCTAACTTGTGGGAATATTTATATGGCCCGGGCAAACGACTTATTTTAGATATAGGATACGGCCGCTCTTTGGCGGTCTTTTTGGATGAAAATGGTCCTCTTTTTTCTCGAGAAATAGATCTGGGTACTTCTAAGATCATCCGTAACATTGTGCAAGAGTTAGAAGTGAGCTGGGAGGAAGGGGAGAAGCTTCATCTGCAGATCCCTGAGGGAGAAGCCGGTTATACTATTCGCGAAATTTATTCCGAATTTTTTAGAAATCTTCTTGAGGAAATAGAAAACAGTCTTAATATTTTTAAGGCCAAGTATTATTTTTCTCCTGAAGAAGTCTATGTAATAGGAGGAGGGTCTTTAATTCCGGGATTAGAGGAATTTCTTGCCGAAAATTTGAAATTTAACTTTCGTTCTTTTTCTTTGCAGGATAAATTGTCTTTTTCTAAAGATTTCGATCCGGAGTATATTGACTATATAAACAAGGCCGGAGTTTTGGCTGTAGCCCAAGCTATTAGAGAGTTTTTGGTATGA
- the lepA gene encoding translation elongation factor 4, which translates to MKAFPQERIRNFSIIAHVDHGKSTLADRLLEATGAVSEREMREQFLDKLDLERERGITIKAQAVRLYYRAKDGELYQLNLIDTPGHVDFSYEVSRALSACEGALLVVDASQGVEAQTLANVYLALENDLEIIPVLNKIDLPQADPERVRREIEEILGLEASEAILASAKLGIGTEEILEAIVKKIPPPRGERQAPLRALIFDSWYDPYLGVVVLIRVVEGKIHVGQRIRLLSTGKTYEVTKVGVFTPHPTSVDVLYAGEVGFFAAGIKEVRETRIGDTVTEAEARVEPLPGFREIKPMVFAGIFPVISDDYEDLREAIEKLWLNDPAFSYEPETSAALGFGFRCGFQGLLHMEIVQERLEREFGLNLITTAPSVRYRIELTGGREIEIENPAEWPDPGKILRVKEPYIRAEIYTPKEYIGPILTLCEEKRGIQKEIRYLTPERVLIVYELPFAEVVLDFFDRLKSVSRGYASLDYQFLDYRPGDLVKMDILINKQPVDALSVIVHREKAYYRGRELVSRLKEVIPRQLFEVVIQAAIGSKIVARERIPPLRKDVLAKCYGGDVTRKKKLLEKQKEGKKRMKALGQVEIPQEAFLAVLKI; encoded by the coding sequence ATGAAGGCCTTTCCTCAGGAGCGCATACGTAACTTTTCTATCATTGCCCACGTGGACCACGGAAAGTCCACGCTGGCTGATCGTCTACTCGAGGCCACGGGGGCGGTCTCCGAAAGGGAAATGCGCGAACAGTTCCTGGACAAGCTGGATCTCGAGAGGGAGCGGGGGATCACCATCAAGGCCCAGGCCGTGCGCCTTTACTACCGGGCCAAAGACGGTGAACTCTATCAGCTAAACCTCATCGATACCCCGGGGCACGTGGACTTCTCCTACGAGGTCTCCCGGGCCCTTTCGGCCTGTGAGGGGGCCCTGCTGGTGGTAGATGCCTCTCAGGGGGTGGAGGCCCAGACCCTGGCCAATGTCTACCTGGCCCTGGAAAACGATCTGGAGATCATCCCGGTCCTCAACAAGATCGATCTTCCGCAGGCCGACCCAGAGAGGGTCCGCCGGGAGATCGAAGAAATCCTCGGGCTAGAGGCGAGCGAAGCCATTTTAGCCAGTGCCAAGCTGGGGATCGGGACGGAGGAGATCCTCGAGGCCATCGTCAAGAAGATCCCCCCTCCCCGGGGAGAACGCCAGGCCCCCCTCCGGGCCCTGATCTTTGATTCCTGGTACGATCCCTACCTGGGAGTGGTGGTCCTCATCCGGGTGGTGGAGGGGAAGATTCATGTGGGCCAGCGGATTCGCCTTCTTTCCACCGGAAAGACTTACGAGGTCACCAAGGTGGGGGTCTTTACCCCGCATCCTACCTCGGTGGATGTCCTTTATGCTGGAGAGGTGGGCTTTTTTGCCGCCGGCATCAAAGAGGTGCGGGAGACCCGTATCGGCGACACGGTCACCGAAGCCGAGGCCCGGGTGGAGCCTCTTCCGGGCTTTCGGGAGATCAAGCCCATGGTCTTTGCCGGGATCTTTCCGGTAATAAGCGATGATTACGAGGACCTGCGGGAGGCCATCGAAAAGCTCTGGCTGAACGATCCGGCCTTCTCTTACGAGCCGGAAACCTCGGCCGCCCTAGGATTCGGCTTCCGGTGCGGTTTCCAGGGGCTTCTGCACATGGAGATCGTCCAGGAACGACTGGAGCGGGAGTTCGGCCTTAACCTTATTACCACCGCTCCTTCGGTGCGTTACCGGATCGAACTTACCGGCGGACGGGAGATAGAGATCGAAAACCCTGCTGAATGGCCGGATCCCGGAAAGATCCTGAGGGTCAAGGAACCCTACATCCGGGCCGAAATTTATACCCCCAAGGAATACATTGGGCCCATCCTTACCCTTTGTGAAGAAAAAAGGGGGATCCAGAAGGAGATCCGGTACCTCACCCCGGAAAGGGTCCTCATCGTCTACGAACTCCCCTTTGCGGAAGTGGTTCTGGACTTCTTCGACCGCCTGAAGTCCGTCTCCCGAGGGTATGCCTCTCTAGACTATCAATTTCTGGATTATCGACCCGGGGACCTGGTCAAGATGGATATCCTCATCAATAAACAGCCGGTGGATGCCCTCTCGGTAATCGTCCACCGGGAAAAGGCCTATTATCGCGGCCGGGAACTGGTCTCCCGCCTCAAGGAGGTCATTCCCCGGCAGCTTTTCGAAGTGGTGATTCAGGCAGCCATCGGTTCGAAGATTGTGGCCCGGGAGCGCATACCTCCCCTGCGCAAGGATGTGCTGGCCAAGTGCTACGGAGGGGATGTGACCCGTAAGAAAAAGCTGCTTGAAAAGCAGAAAGAAGGCAAAAAGCGCATGAAGGCCCTGGGACAGGTGGAAATTCCCCAAGAGGCCTTTCTGGCGGTCCTCAAGATCTAA
- the lepB gene encoding signal peptidase I, whose amino-acid sequence MSTETWEKVWDWVKSILIALVLALFVRTFFVQAYKIPSGSMIPTLLVGDHLLVNKIVYGIRIPYSGKRVLYHGRPPRRGEVVVFVYPQNHHMDFIKRVIGLPGDVITIRNKRVYVNGRPLVEPYVQHIDPRIYPLVPECVENPFAVSGTLCRDNFGPVRVPPGHIFVMGDNRDESYDSRFWGFVPLKDVKGKAMIIYFSWDPRTYHIRWSRFGKLIH is encoded by the coding sequence ATGTCCACCGAAACCTGGGAGAAGGTCTGGGATTGGGTGAAGAGTATCCTCATCGCTCTGGTGCTGGCCCTTTTTGTGCGCACCTTCTTCGTGCAGGCCTACAAGATCCCCTCCGGGTCTATGATCCCCACCCTTCTGGTGGGAGATCACCTTCTGGTCAACAAGATAGTTTACGGAATTCGGATCCCCTACTCCGGAAAGAGGGTCCTCTACCACGGTCGACCCCCCCGAAGGGGGGAGGTGGTGGTCTTCGTCTATCCCCAAAATCACCACATGGACTTTATCAAGCGGGTCATCGGCCTTCCCGGAGATGTCATCACTATTCGGAACAAGAGGGTTTATGTAAACGGAAGACCCCTGGTAGAACCCTATGTACAGCACATCGATCCCCGCATCTACCCCCTGGTCCCCGAATGCGTAGAAAACCCCTTTGCCGTATCCGGGACCCTCTGCCGGGACAACTTCGGTCCGGTACGCGTCCCTCCCGGACACATTTTTGTTATGGGAGACAATCGGGATGAAAGCTACGACAGCCGCTTCTGGGGTTTCGTTCCCCTCAAGGATGTAAAGGGCAAGGCCATGATCATCTATTTTTCCTGGGACCCCCGGACCTACCACATCCGGTGGAGCCGCTTCGGAAAACTCATTCACTGA
- a CDS encoding PD40 domain-containing protein, translating to MVLLCRWAVKKGWALALILVVLFLGTPGTLSGADLTIVVDQPTFTPVVVRVPGLPGAPELTPLLREDLEAHLVFRVLTEPPLPGTHLQEYLVTGKVLSSGPLFKLYLELQDLFSEKILLRKVFSGSPSAAPYMVHRFVDLAVKEMAGFPGVASTWVAFVRRTPSGDELCLKDFSGKRVRVLLKAPIILSPRFSPEGRRLAFVAYRQGHPEIRILDLATGKIRTVAAFPGLNASPVWSPDGRHLVATLSKDGNPDLYLLDLSGRILRRLTFGQGVNTGGSFSPDGRYLAFVSDRTGSPQIYLYDFETGGTRRLTYEGRYNVAPRWSPRGDRLVFAGQRQGRFLLFTVDPEGGRPLAISGEGSYEAPAVAPNGYFVLARGKGPEGEGLYLFLINGAARRLYLPGPILEATWGPWPQ from the coding sequence ATGGTACTCCTGTGCCGGTGGGCTGTCAAAAAGGGATGGGCCCTGGCCCTGATCCTGGTTGTCCTTTTTCTCGGGACCCCGGGGACTCTTTCGGGGGCGGACCTCACCATCGTGGTGGATCAACCCACCTTTACTCCGGTGGTGGTCCGGGTGCCCGGATTACCCGGAGCCCCGGAGCTCACCCCCCTCCTGCGGGAAGATCTTGAGGCCCATCTGGTCTTCCGGGTTCTCACCGAGCCTCCCCTTCCCGGGACCCATCTTCAGGAATACCTCGTTACGGGGAAGGTCCTTTCTTCGGGACCTCTTTTCAAGCTTTACTTGGAACTTCAGGACCTCTTTTCCGAAAAGATCCTTTTGAGGAAGGTCTTTTCCGGTTCTCCCTCCGCGGCCCCCTACATGGTGCACCGCTTTGTGGATCTGGCGGTAAAGGAGATGGCCGGCTTTCCGGGAGTGGCTTCCACCTGGGTGGCCTTTGTGCGCCGGACCCCTTCCGGAGACGAACTCTGTCTTAAGGATTTTTCGGGAAAGAGGGTGCGGGTGCTTCTTAAGGCCCCCATCATCCTTTCGCCCAGATTTTCCCCGGAGGGTCGGCGCCTGGCCTTTGTGGCCTACAGACAGGGACACCCGGAGATCCGGATCCTGGATCTGGCCACCGGAAAGATCCGCACCGTGGCCGCCTTTCCGGGACTCAATGCCTCTCCGGTGTGGTCTCCTGACGGCCGGCACCTGGTGGCCACCCTCAGCAAGGACGGCAATCCGGACCTCTATCTCCTGGATCTTTCCGGGAGGATCCTCCGGCGCCTTACCTTTGGCCAGGGGGTGAATACCGGGGGGAGTTTCTCCCCGGATGGCCGCTATCTGGCCTTTGTCTCCGACCGCACAGGCTCCCCCCAGATCTATCTTTACGATTTCGAGACCGGGGGCACCCGCCGTCTCACCTATGAGGGGCGCTACAATGTAGCTCCCCGCTGGTCGCCGCGGGGGGATCGTCTGGTCTTTGCCGGTCAGCGTCAGGGGCGGTTCCTTCTCTTTACCGTGGACCCGGAGGGTGGGAGACCGCTGGCCATAAGCGGGGAGGGCTCCTATGAGGCCCCGGCGGTGGCCCCTAACGGCTATTTCGTGCTCGCTCGGGGAAAGGGCCCGGAAGGGGAGGGCCTCTACCTCTTTCTCATCAACGGGGCGGCCCGGAGGCTCTATCTTCCGGGCCCCATCTTGGAGGCCACCTGGGGGCCCTGGCCTCAGTGA
- a CDS encoding 3-deoxy-7-phosphoheptulonate synthase produces MIVILKPEVDPAGPEVRRILDTLHYYQGIQTRISGVTGRERRVVEIYVIGDTSRIPDEEIASLPGVERVVRVSKKYRLIGRHREDLEALGFEYNGLYFDQDSFHIFAGLCAVDTPENVEAMFQALRQVGITTSRMGAYKPRTNPYSFQGHGRKCLPWLFELAGKYGIRVIAMEVTKEIHIEEIYEELERAGRPTGVMLQIGTRNAQNFELLKAVGSQQEFPVLYKRGMGITLEESLNACEYIASEGNRKIIFCLRGVKTNLGDPHRNLVDFAHVPVVKGLTRLPVCVDPTHSVGRRQQAPDGLQEIFHIAAQGVISGANAILVEFHPRPEEALCDGPQALTLEELPHFVEDMRIVREAYLARKALAQKYARRQPSEAPHEVTLSSACAL; encoded by the coding sequence ATGATTGTCATTCTCAAACCCGAGGTGGATCCGGCGGGGCCGGAAGTCCGCCGCATCCTGGATACCCTGCACTACTACCAGGGTATCCAGACCCGTATTTCCGGAGTTACCGGCCGGGAACGCCGGGTGGTGGAGATCTATGTCATCGGAGACACCTCCCGCATTCCCGACGAAGAAATAGCCTCTCTGCCCGGGGTGGAAAGGGTGGTCCGGGTTTCCAAAAAATATCGTCTCATCGGACGCCACCGCGAGGACCTCGAGGCCCTGGGCTTTGAGTACAACGGTCTTTACTTCGATCAGGATTCCTTCCATATCTTTGCCGGGCTATGCGCAGTGGACACCCCGGAAAACGTAGAAGCCATGTTCCAGGCCCTGCGCCAGGTGGGGATCACCACCTCCCGCATGGGGGCCTATAAACCCCGGACCAACCCCTATTCCTTTCAGGGCCACGGCCGAAAGTGTCTGCCCTGGCTCTTCGAGTTGGCCGGAAAATACGGCATCCGGGTGATCGCCATGGAGGTCACCAAAGAGATCCACATCGAGGAGATTTATGAAGAGCTGGAGCGGGCGGGCCGGCCTACCGGGGTGATGCTCCAGATCGGCACCCGCAACGCCCAGAACTTCGAATTGCTTAAGGCTGTAGGGAGCCAGCAGGAGTTTCCCGTACTTTATAAGCGGGGAATGGGGATCACCCTGGAAGAATCCCTCAACGCCTGCGAATACATTGCCAGCGAGGGCAATCGCAAGATCATCTTCTGTCTGCGCGGGGTCAAGACCAATCTGGGAGATCCCCACCGCAACCTGGTGGACTTCGCCCATGTGCCGGTGGTCAAGGGGCTTACCCGGCTTCCGGTCTGTGTGGATCCCACCCACTCCGTGGGACGTCGCCAGCAGGCCCCGGACGGCCTACAGGAGATCTTCCATATCGCCGCCCAGGGAGTCATCTCCGGGGCCAACGCCATCCTGGTGGAGTTCCATCCCCGGCCGGAGGAGGCCCTCTGCGACGGGCCCCAGGCCTTAACCCTAGAGGAACTCCCCCACTTTGTAGAGGACATGCGGATAGTGCGCGAGGCCTATCTGGCGCGCAAGGCCCTGGCCCAGAAGTATGCCCGCAGACAACCCTCGGAGGCTCCCCATGAAGTTACATTATCTTCAGCATGTGCCCTTTGA
- a CDS encoding type 1 glutamine amidotransferase → MKLHYLQHVPFETPRAILDWARQRGLSLSATRFFAGDPLPEELPDFLVVMGGPMSVHDEDQYPWLREEKSFIKEALSRGLPILGVCLGAQLLAEALGARVYKGPYREIGWFPVELTEEAEAHPLFHGLPRHFPAFHWHGETFDLPEGSLHVARSEGCLNQAFLWEDRVLALQFHLEMTPEGAEDLLRYCPEDLTPPGPFVQEAEGVRGRPEYYEETRRILFRLLDRLSGLKP, encoded by the coding sequence ATGAAGTTACATTATCTTCAGCATGTGCCCTTTGAGACCCCGCGGGCCATCCTTGACTGGGCCCGCCAGAGGGGCCTTTCCCTTTCGGCCACCCGGTTTTTCGCCGGAGACCCTCTCCCGGAGGAGCTCCCCGATTTCCTGGTGGTCATGGGAGGCCCCATGAGCGTCCACGACGAGGATCAGTACCCCTGGCTCAGGGAGGAAAAGTCCTTCATCAAAGAAGCCCTCTCCCGGGGCCTTCCTATCCTCGGGGTCTGTCTCGGGGCCCAGCTTCTGGCCGAGGCCCTGGGGGCCCGGGTCTATAAAGGACCTTACCGGGAGATCGGCTGGTTCCCGGTAGAGCTTACGGAGGAGGCGGAAGCCCATCCGCTCTTTCACGGTCTCCCGCGGCATTTCCCGGCCTTCCACTGGCACGGAGAGACCTTTGACCTTCCGGAGGGCTCTCTCCATGTGGCCCGTTCCGAGGGCTGTCTTAACCAGGCCTTCCTCTGGGAAGACCGGGTGCTGGCCCTGCAGTTTCACTTGGAGATGACCCCGGAGGGGGCCGAGGATCTCCTCCGATACTGCCCGGAGGATCTGACCCCGCCGGGGCCCTTTGTGCAGGAGGCCGAAGGGGTGCGCGGGCGTCCGGAATATTATGAGGAAACCCGCCGGATCCTCTTCCGGCTACTGGATCGTCTTTCCGGCCTCAAGCCTTAG
- the rsmA gene encoding 16S rRNA (adenine(1518)-N(6)/adenine(1519)-N(6))-dimethyltransferase RsmA: MPEVSFRALSYPSPREILSAFGLSARKSLGQHFLRRPETALRLVEAAGVSGERPVVELGAGLGLLTWALARRFPRVIAYELDERLLALLPRVYPWPEGVEFRKGDILRLDYAALFRELSGPLRLFGNLPYYLSSRLLFRLYQEAPLFEVCVFMFQKEVVDRLLAPPGGRTYGILSVLTALLTRAERLLVLPPAEFYPPPEVSSAVVKLEFLGKEVPSGLFRLLKAAFGRRRKKLLRNLETLYPRERIIRAFEELGLSEKVRAEAVAPEIFLELALRLEAGKTIQ, translated from the coding sequence ATGCCCGAAGTCTCTTTCCGCGCCTTGAGCTATCCCTCACCTAGGGAAATCCTTTCCGCCTTCGGCCTTTCGGCCCGCAAGTCCCTGGGGCAGCACTTTCTGCGGCGTCCGGAAACCGCTTTGCGCCTGGTGGAGGCGGCCGGAGTCTCCGGGGAAAGACCGGTGGTGGAACTCGGGGCCGGGCTGGGGCTTCTCACCTGGGCCCTGGCCCGGCGTTTCCCCCGGGTCATCGCCTACGAACTCGACGAAAGACTCCTGGCCCTCCTTCCCCGGGTCTACCCCTGGCCCGAAGGGGTGGAATTCCGCAAAGGGGACATCCTGCGCCTGGATTACGCCGCCCTTTTCCGGGAACTCTCCGGGCCCCTCCGGCTCTTCGGAAACCTGCCTTACTATCTTTCAAGCCGCCTTCTTTTCCGCCTCTACCAGGAGGCCCCTCTCTTTGAAGTCTGTGTCTTCATGTTTCAAAAGGAGGTGGTGGATCGCCTGCTGGCCCCTCCCGGAGGCCGGACCTACGGTATCCTTTCGGTACTTACCGCCCTTCTTACCCGGGCCGAAAGACTCCTGGTCCTTCCTCCCGCGGAGTTTTATCCCCCTCCGGAGGTCTCCTCGGCGGTGGTGAAACTGGAATTTTTGGGAAAGGAGGTGCCCTCCGGTCTTTTTCGGCTTCTTAAGGCGGCCTTTGGCCGCCGGCGCAAGAAGCTCCTGCGCAACCTGGAGACCCTCTACCCCCGCGAGAGGATAATCCGGGCCTTTGAGGAACTCGGCCTTTCCGAAAAGGTGCGGGCCGAGGCCGTGGCCCCGGAGATCTTCCTGGAGTTGGCCCTAAGGCTTGAGGCCGGAAAGACGATCCAGTAG
- the tsaD gene encoding tRNA (adenosine(37)-N6)-threonylcarbamoyltransferase complex transferase subunit TsaD, giving the protein MRVLAIESSCDETAVALVSCGPEDFRVEASLVSSQVELHRPFGGVVPEVASRRHLEVLYPLTEEVFRRHRPEELDLVAVTAGPGLPGSLVVGVSFAKALAYALGKPLAAADHVKAHTLAIFLEETPDFPFLSLVVSGGHTALFLVKSPTEHLLLGHTRDDAAGEAFDKVARLLGLGYPGGPVISRLAERGDPRKIALPRPMLESPDLDFSFSGLKTAVLNLVRSGRSFETADLCASFEEAVCEVLVEKARRALKALGLSTLVVSGGVAANRRLRQKFLEMGKEEGVRVLFPSPEYCTDNAAMVAVAGYFAYQDSGPAGLDLDIHARSLFPRLELSLT; this is encoded by the coding sequence ATGCGGGTGCTGGCCATAGAGAGTTCCTGTGACGAGACGGCGGTGGCCCTGGTCTCCTGCGGGCCGGAGGACTTTCGGGTGGAGGCTTCCTTAGTGTCCTCCCAGGTGGAGCTCCACCGGCCCTTCGGGGGGGTGGTGCCGGAGGTGGCCTCCCGCCGCCATCTGGAGGTCCTTTACCCCCTCACGGAAGAGGTCTTTCGGAGACATCGGCCGGAAGAACTGGATCTGGTAGCGGTGACCGCCGGGCCGGGTCTTCCGGGCTCCCTGGTGGTGGGGGTCTCCTTTGCCAAGGCCCTGGCCTATGCCCTGGGAAAGCCGCTGGCCGCTGCGGATCATGTGAAGGCCCACACCCTGGCCATCTTTCTGGAAGAGACCCCGGATTTTCCCTTTCTGAGTCTGGTGGTCTCCGGGGGGCACACCGCCCTTTTTCTGGTAAAGAGCCCTACGGAACACCTCCTCCTGGGCCATACCCGGGATGACGCTGCCGGGGAGGCCTTTGACAAGGTGGCCCGCCTTCTGGGGTTGGGGTATCCCGGAGGGCCGGTGATCAGCCGCCTGGCCGAAAGGGGAGATCCCCGGAAAATAGCCCTTCCCCGGCCCATGCTGGAAAGCCCGGATTTGGATTTCAGTTTCTCGGGACTCAAGACCGCGGTCCTGAACCTGGTCCGTTCCGGAAGATCCTTTGAGACCGCGGATCTTTGCGCTTCCTTCGAGGAGGCGGTCTGCGAAGTCCTGGTGGAAAAGGCCCGACGGGCCTTGAAGGCCCTGGGGCTTTCCACCCTGGTGGTCTCCGGCGGGGTGGCCGCCAACCGTCGCCTGCGGCAGAAATTCCTGGAGATGGGAAAGGAGGAGGGAGTACGGGTCCTTTTTCCCTCCCCGGAATACTGTACGGACAATGCGGCCATGGTGGCGGTGGCCGGATACTTCGCCTATCAAGACTCCGGCCCGGCCGGTCTGGATCTGGACATCCATGCCCGAAGTCTCTTTCCGCGCCTTGAGCTATCCCTCACCTAG